A genomic stretch from Chitinophaga agri includes:
- a CDS encoding TonB-dependent receptor domain-containing protein produces the protein MKCVPFISILLLSVVSIVHAQSPKVALAGQVKSASNKTVLPFVSVTLTKVKDSTFITGTITGDDGRFRITDVNPGNYLLTFSYLGYQPVTQSVTAGQLTPILELGSIELYPDPASLNTVTITGQQEAIRLDKKTFHVADNISQAGGSVLEAMKNLPGVTTQDGRIILRGSDKVMVLIDGKQTAITGFGGQTSLDNIPASAIDKIEIINNPSARYDANGNAGIINIIYKKEKKEGSNGKIGLSGGAGALWIKKANLPGIRPQYQRTPKINPSLSLNYKKNKVNLFLQADDLYTRTLNKNEFTDRYYDNGDTVRQQTKRNRNTNFSNVKAGMDWAINDRNTLTVSGMYGTEKILDHGDEPFFNSDLTARQRLWQFLEDELKTTIVGAAIWQHNFAAPGRMLNVSLSSTFHREDEKYFFTNIMPEYTGADSFKVLSDEHVTDLSVDYVQPIRHGRFEAGVKYRYRYIPVNMDFKPGVHSVLDAHAGGLTKYRENIPAVYGNYLYENTRFELEAGLRLEYVDLNYDVNPDHPVYKSDGYHYTQPFPDLRLAYKLSENNKLSFFYSRRVDRPNEVDIRIFPKYDDAEIIKVGNPALRPQYTNTFELGNKRSWNKGYLFSSIYHKRMDATITRIGSTVPGSTIIYNIFQNAGKSYRTGIELLLSRKVSNRATFNLNLNGYNNIIDSFTVVNRYPVENVFSAARESTFSGNIKLNGQFHFARQIDAQLTAIYQGPDLVPQGKTYSRFGVDIGVKKTIQQGKGELFVNATDVANTLRNKRAVRGKGFHYTSTDYNETQVVRAGYNYKF, from the coding sequence ATGAAGTGTGTCCCGTTCATTTCTATTCTCTTACTTTCCGTTGTATCCATTGTTCATGCGCAATCCCCTAAAGTGGCCCTCGCCGGCCAGGTCAAATCGGCAAGCAATAAAACCGTCCTGCCATTCGTCAGTGTTACCCTTACGAAGGTAAAAGACAGCACCTTTATCACAGGTACGATCACGGGGGATGACGGCCGTTTCAGGATCACCGATGTCAATCCCGGAAATTATCTGCTGACATTCTCCTACCTGGGTTATCAGCCGGTTACACAATCCGTCACTGCCGGACAGTTAACCCCTATACTGGAACTCGGCAGCATCGAATTGTATCCTGATCCCGCTTCGCTGAATACCGTCACTATTACAGGGCAGCAGGAAGCCATACGCCTGGATAAGAAAACCTTCCATGTGGCGGACAATATCAGTCAGGCAGGCGGTTCCGTGCTGGAAGCTATGAAGAACCTGCCGGGTGTAACGACCCAGGACGGCAGGATCATACTGCGAGGTAGTGATAAAGTGATGGTACTGATAGACGGGAAGCAGACAGCGATCACCGGTTTCGGCGGACAAACAAGTCTCGACAACATCCCGGCATCTGCTATTGACAAGATTGAGATCATCAATAATCCGTCTGCCAGGTACGATGCGAATGGCAATGCGGGCATCATCAATATCATCTACAAAAAAGAAAAAAAGGAAGGCTCTAACGGCAAAATAGGGCTAAGTGGAGGTGCCGGCGCCCTATGGATCAAAAAGGCAAATCTGCCGGGTATCAGGCCACAATACCAGCGTACGCCAAAGATCAACCCCTCCCTGTCGCTGAACTACAAAAAGAATAAGGTCAATTTATTCCTTCAGGCAGACGATCTGTACACAAGAACACTGAACAAAAATGAATTTACAGATCGTTACTATGACAACGGAGATACCGTCAGGCAACAAACAAAACGTAACAGGAACACCAACTTCTCCAACGTAAAAGCCGGTATGGACTGGGCGATCAATGACAGGAACACCCTCACCGTATCGGGTATGTATGGTACCGAGAAAATACTTGATCATGGCGATGAGCCTTTCTTTAACAGCGATCTTACAGCAAGGCAGCGCCTCTGGCAGTTCCTGGAGGATGAACTGAAGACGACCATTGTCGGTGCCGCCATCTGGCAACACAACTTCGCTGCCCCCGGCAGAATGCTGAACGTCTCCCTGAGCAGCACTTTTCACCGGGAGGATGAGAAATACTTCTTTACTAACATAATGCCTGAATACACTGGTGCAGACTCTTTTAAGGTATTGTCAGATGAACATGTGACAGACCTGAGCGTCGACTATGTACAGCCGATCCGCCACGGGCGTTTTGAAGCCGGGGTGAAATACCGGTACCGGTATATTCCTGTGAACATGGACTTCAAACCCGGTGTTCATTCCGTACTGGATGCCCATGCCGGCGGTCTGACCAAATACCGGGAAAACATCCCGGCCGTATATGGCAACTACCTCTACGAAAACACCCGTTTTGAACTGGAAGCCGGGTTGCGCCTGGAATATGTAGACCTGAACTACGATGTCAATCCGGACCACCCGGTATACAAGAGCGACGGTTACCACTATACCCAGCCATTCCCCGACCTGCGACTGGCCTACAAGCTGAGCGAAAACAACAAACTGTCCTTCTTCTATAGCCGCCGTGTAGACCGGCCGAATGAAGTCGATATCCGCATCTTCCCCAAATACGACGATGCCGAAATCATCAAGGTCGGCAACCCGGCCCTTCGTCCGCAGTATACCAATACCTTCGAACTGGGCAATAAGCGCAGCTGGAACAAAGGCTACCTCTTCTCTTCCATCTATCATAAGCGTATGGATGCCACTATTACCCGCATTGGCAGTACCGTACCGGGCAGTACCATCATTTATAACATCTTCCAGAATGCCGGCAAGAGTTATAGGACCGGTATCGAACTGCTGTTATCCCGGAAGGTATCCAACCGGGCCACCTTCAACCTGAACCTGAATGGATATAACAATATCATCGACTCCTTTACGGTTGTGAACCGGTATCCGGTAGAGAACGTGTTCAGCGCTGCGCGGGAAAGTACTTTCTCCGGAAATATCAAACTGAATGGCCAGTTCCATTTCGCCCGGCAGATAGACGCTCAATTAACGGCGATTTACCAGGGCCCTGACCTGGTACCACAGGGTAAGACCTATTCCCGCTTCGGGGTGGACATCGGGGTAAAAAAGACGATCCAGCAGGGCAAGGGAGAACTCTTTGTCAATGCCACCGATGTAGCGAATACCCTGCGGAATAAAAGAGCCGTGCGGGGCAAGGGGTTCCATTATACCAGTACCGACTATAATGAAACACAGGTAGTACGTGCAGGCTATAACTACAAGTTCTGA
- a CDS encoding sensor histidine kinase, producing MSKLLNRTMKRFMVYAGIVLVLSIPVYYYMINLLWRHELNEHHIELTAAAGREDRYLIIGIVTGLTMLFFLLLMIGFILLNRRISRRLWQPFHKSLAHIRNFNLDQQQPVVFEHTDIEEFSELNKSLEKLIAGNITVYNQQKEFADNASHELQTPLAIIQSKLDLLLQTKVLTNEQYDLIEEANKALARVTRINKNLLLLTKIENSQFMDRETIDLSGLLKSTLQIFSVFSENKQLLLQTDIAPGVTIEGNKILIEILLNNLITNAIRYTPADNTIEIVLTDQCLHIANPGTTSLQQEQVFKRFGSTSSDTPGTGLGLSLVQQICNRYQWRSAYEFANERHVFSVRF from the coding sequence ATGAGTAAACTGCTAAACCGTACCATGAAGCGCTTTATGGTATATGCCGGCATCGTGCTGGTGCTCAGTATCCCGGTGTATTACTACATGATCAATCTGCTGTGGCGTCATGAACTTAATGAACATCATATCGAACTGACTGCCGCTGCCGGACGTGAAGACCGGTATCTGATCATTGGTATCGTCACCGGACTGACCATGCTGTTCTTCCTCCTGCTGATGATCGGCTTTATCCTGCTGAACCGCCGTATTTCCAGGCGCCTCTGGCAACCATTCCATAAAAGTCTGGCACACATCAGGAACTTTAATCTCGATCAGCAGCAGCCTGTCGTCTTTGAACATACCGATATAGAAGAATTTTCAGAGCTGAACAAAAGCCTGGAAAAACTGATCGCCGGTAATATTACCGTCTACAATCAGCAGAAAGAATTTGCTGATAACGCCTCCCATGAACTGCAAACGCCACTGGCTATAATACAGTCCAAATTAGACCTGCTGCTGCAAACAAAAGTACTGACGAACGAACAATACGATCTGATAGAGGAAGCCAACAAGGCGCTCGCCCGGGTCACGCGCATCAATAAGAACCTGTTACTGCTCACCAAGATCGAGAACAGCCAGTTTATGGATCGTGAGACGATCGATCTTTCCGGTCTGCTGAAAAGCACCCTGCAAATATTTTCCGTTTTCTCGGAAAACAAACAACTGCTGCTGCAAACTGACATTGCCCCCGGGGTCACCATAGAGGGTAATAAGATACTGATCGAAATACTGTTAAACAACCTGATCACAAACGCCATCCGCTACACACCAGCCGATAATACCATTGAGATCGTACTAACAGATCAATGCCTGCATATTGCTAATCCCGGTACAACCAGTTTACAGCAGGAACAGGTATTTAAACGCTTCGGCAGTACCTCTTCCGATACGCCGGGCACCGGACTGGGACTATCGCTGGTGCAGCAGATCTGTAACAGGTATCAGTGGAGATCGGCATATGAATTTGCGAATGAACGGCATGTGTTTTCGGTGAGGTTCTGA
- a CDS encoding response regulator transcription factor — MKILIIEDEPALAKSIGAYLADENYLCEFAANFGQAIDKVSVYDYDCILLDLMLPGGDGLKILEEIKQQHKQDGVIIISAKNSLDDKIKGLQIGADDYLTKPFHLPELAARIYSVIRRKQFGNVNIIELNELKINLLAKSVTVNDQPVVLTKKEFDLLLYFISNKNKVISKSALAEHLSGDVADMFDSYDFIYVHIKNLKKKLTEAGCDNYLKTLYGTGYKWEI, encoded by the coding sequence ATGAAAATTTTAATAATAGAAGACGAACCGGCGCTGGCCAAAAGCATCGGCGCCTACCTGGCGGACGAAAATTATCTCTGCGAATTTGCGGCTAACTTCGGACAGGCAATAGATAAAGTCAGTGTGTATGACTATGACTGTATTCTGCTCGACCTGATGCTGCCCGGAGGCGACGGACTAAAGATACTTGAAGAGATCAAGCAGCAACATAAACAGGACGGGGTGATCATCATTTCCGCCAAAAACTCCCTCGACGATAAAATAAAAGGACTGCAGATAGGTGCTGACGACTACCTCACCAAACCCTTCCATCTGCCGGAACTGGCCGCGCGTATCTATTCCGTTATCCGGCGTAAGCAGTTCGGCAATGTGAATATTATTGAACTGAATGAACTAAAGATCAATCTGCTGGCCAAGTCCGTCACCGTGAATGATCAACCTGTCGTACTCACGAAAAAGGAATTTGATCTCCTTCTCTACTTCATCAGCAACAAAAACAAAGTGATCTCTAAAAGTGCACTGGCGGAACATCTGTCCGGTGATGTGGCTGATATGTTTGACAGCTATGATTTCATTTATGTACATATCAAGAACCTGAAGAAGAAACTGACAGAAGCAGGTTGCGACAACTACCTGAAAACACTATACGGCACCGGCTATAAATGGGAAATATGA
- a CDS encoding cation-translocating P-type ATPase: MITDVKTTLPRGLGNKDIPALRARYGSNVFTKKKRYGLLIMLRHILAEPMFILLLFATGIYFLLGATAEATMMLAAITMIAGISLYEEARSENALKALRQYSTPLTTVIRDGREATIPSAELVPGDIILLHEGDMVPADATVVSANDLTANESIITGEAYPVTKNNTDAPLLFQGATIHSGACMAKITATGDETTLGKLGKHITDPVTEQTLLQKQTKVFVRQLATFGILGCIAIFTVNFIQTRDWASSLILGLTLAMAAIPEEIPVSFSSFMALGAYHMSRMGIIPRQPQIVENLGAANIICFDKTGTLTENRMKVVTLYDARADKVYDMSGLPPGLDSRLLFIAALASERQPFDHMEKAIMEAFDNNNAASRELPTLVHEYALEGTPPMMTHVYHWEDTTLAAGKGAIERIMRVCHTDPLTADRISRLAEEMGKQGHRVLGVASATGNDHDMPSSQDAWNWELEGLVAFYDPPRLSAREVIAKIRDAGIRPMLLTGDHAATAAYIASQTGILFGHPVSGEDVMKMTPADLRLTVRQESLFVRMFPEAKRKVIEALKAGGGIVAMTGDGVNDGPAIKAANIGIAMGKKGTEIARQAADLIITDDNLAMIPTAIEQGRKIYSNLKKAIRYIISIHIPIILIAVSPLLLQWKYVNIFSPIHVIFLELIMGPTCSLFYQQEPVESNIMSLPPRKVTTRLFTTQEMIISIIQGLVISSSILLLYAIYMRDHDIAYTRTMVFITLIVSNIFLTFTNRSFTATLRETFRYRNSLTPYILIISVAFLIAIEAIPGIRNIFALSVLSVKDMLICLLTAGCAVAWFEVYKKLRARH; the protein is encoded by the coding sequence ATGATCACTGACGTTAAAACAACGCTCCCCCGGGGACTTGGCAATAAAGACATCCCTGCCCTGCGTGCCAGGTATGGCAGTAATGTTTTTACAAAAAAGAAACGATACGGTCTGCTCATCATGCTGCGTCATATACTGGCGGAGCCCATGTTCATCCTGCTGCTGTTTGCCACGGGTATCTATTTCCTGCTCGGCGCGACCGCTGAAGCCACGATGATGCTGGCAGCGATCACTATGATAGCAGGCATTTCCCTCTACGAGGAAGCCAGAAGTGAGAACGCCCTGAAAGCACTCCGGCAGTATTCAACGCCCTTAACCACCGTGATCAGGGATGGCAGGGAAGCCACCATCCCGTCAGCTGAACTTGTGCCCGGCGATATCATCCTGCTGCACGAAGGCGACATGGTACCTGCTGACGCTACTGTGGTGAGTGCGAATGACCTGACCGCCAATGAGTCGATCATTACGGGGGAGGCCTATCCCGTCACCAAGAACAATACGGACGCGCCACTGCTCTTCCAGGGGGCTACTATCCATTCCGGGGCCTGCATGGCAAAGATCACCGCTACCGGCGATGAGACCACCTTGGGAAAACTCGGCAAACATATTACTGATCCGGTGACGGAGCAAACATTACTACAAAAGCAAACAAAGGTCTTTGTACGTCAGCTGGCCACGTTCGGCATCTTAGGGTGCATCGCTATTTTTACGGTTAACTTCATCCAGACCAGGGACTGGGCCAGCAGCCTGATACTCGGGCTGACACTCGCGATGGCGGCTATACCTGAAGAGATCCCCGTGTCTTTTTCCTCCTTCATGGCATTAGGCGCCTATCATATGAGCAGAATGGGCATTATACCCAGGCAACCCCAGATCGTCGAAAACCTTGGCGCTGCCAATATTATCTGTTTCGATAAAACAGGTACACTGACGGAGAACAGGATGAAGGTGGTCACACTCTATGACGCCAGGGCCGATAAGGTGTATGACATGTCCGGCCTGCCACCTGGCCTTGACAGCCGGCTATTGTTCATCGCCGCCCTTGCTTCTGAGCGGCAGCCTTTCGATCATATGGAAAAAGCGATCATGGAGGCCTTTGACAACAACAATGCAGCCAGCAGGGAACTACCCACCCTGGTCCATGAGTACGCGCTGGAAGGCACACCGCCCATGATGACACATGTATATCACTGGGAAGACACAACACTGGCTGCCGGAAAAGGCGCTATAGAGCGGATCATGCGGGTATGCCATACCGATCCGCTTACGGCAGACCGGATCAGTCGCCTGGCAGAAGAGATGGGGAAACAGGGGCATCGTGTACTCGGTGTAGCCAGTGCGACGGGTAACGATCATGATATGCCTTCCTCACAGGATGCCTGGAACTGGGAACTGGAAGGTCTCGTTGCCTTCTATGACCCACCCCGGCTATCAGCGAGAGAGGTCATTGCAAAGATCAGGGACGCCGGTATACGTCCGATGCTGCTTACCGGCGACCATGCCGCGACCGCGGCTTATATCGCTTCACAGACAGGCATCCTTTTCGGGCATCCCGTATCTGGGGAGGATGTTATGAAAATGACGCCCGCTGACCTGCGTCTCACCGTCCGCCAGGAATCATTGTTCGTAAGGATGTTTCCGGAAGCTAAGCGCAAGGTCATTGAAGCATTAAAGGCCGGTGGCGGGATCGTTGCCATGACCGGAGACGGGGTCAATGACGGCCCCGCCATTAAGGCCGCCAATATCGGCATTGCCATGGGAAAAAAAGGCACGGAAATCGCCCGCCAGGCCGCCGACCTGATCATCACGGATGATAACCTGGCGATGATACCAACAGCCATAGAGCAGGGCAGAAAGATCTACAGCAATTTAAAAAAAGCGATCCGCTACATCATATCCATACATATTCCCATTATACTGATCGCCGTCAGTCCGCTGCTTCTGCAATGGAAATACGTGAACATCTTCTCTCCTATCCATGTAATATTTCTGGAACTGATCATGGGTCCCACCTGCTCCCTGTTCTATCAGCAGGAGCCGGTTGAAAGCAATATTATGTCCCTGCCTCCAAGAAAAGTGACCACACGCCTGTTTACCACGCAGGAGATGATCATCAGCATCATTCAGGGTCTCGTCATCAGTAGCAGTATTTTGCTGTTGTATGCCATATATATGCGGGACCACGACATCGCATATACCCGTACCATGGTATTCATTACCCTGATAGTAAGTAATATATTCCTGACATTCACCAACAGATCGTTCACAGCCACACTCCGCGAAACATTCCGGTACCGCAATTCACTCACACCCTATATACTGATCATCTCCGTAGCTTTCCTGATCGCTATTGAAGCCATTCCCGGCATCAGGAACATCTTCGCATTGAGCGTACTGTCCGTGAAAGATATGCTCATATGCCTCCTGACTGCCGGATGCGCGGTAGCCTGGTTTGAAGTATATAAAAAACTCCGGGCCCGACATTAG
- a CDS encoding LOG family protein, with protein sequence MDTATIREKQHNTITGTPEHEEKYFLEGPRSRLRELVFVIRIFIEFIRGFRILHFVGPCVSVFGSARIKPGSTFYNTACSMGAGIAGLGFTVMTGGGPGIMEAANKGAQSAGGYSVGCNIKLPGEQRPNLFMDKYFTCEYFFVRKVLMFKYSYAFVIMPGGIGTMDEFFEALTLIQTRKVLDFPVVLMGTAYWQPLMPLLDNMLTAGTIDKKDLKYILFTDSEEEALKHIDKYAREKYNSKRKMLYKKFRLLAE encoded by the coding sequence ATGGACACTGCAACGATCAGGGAGAAACAGCATAATACCATTACCGGTACACCTGAGCATGAAGAAAAGTATTTCCTGGAAGGTCCCCGCTCCAGGTTAAGGGAACTGGTCTTTGTTATCAGGATATTCATTGAATTTATAAGGGGATTCAGGATACTTCATTTCGTGGGTCCCTGTGTATCCGTCTTCGGATCTGCCAGGATAAAACCAGGTAGTACGTTCTATAACACAGCCTGCAGTATGGGCGCCGGCATCGCCGGACTTGGTTTTACCGTCATGACAGGTGGTGGCCCGGGTATCATGGAGGCAGCCAATAAAGGCGCGCAGTCGGCCGGCGGATACTCTGTAGGCTGTAATATCAAACTTCCCGGCGAACAGCGCCCCAACCTGTTCATGGACAAATATTTCACCTGCGAATATTTCTTTGTAAGAAAGGTATTAATGTTCAAGTACTCTTATGCCTTTGTCATCATGCCCGGGGGCATCGGTACCATGGACGAATTTTTCGAAGCGCTGACGCTGATACAGACACGGAAGGTACTCGACTTCCCGGTGGTATTGATGGGTACAGCCTACTGGCAGCCCCTCATGCCTCTTCTGGACAATATGCTCACAGCCGGCACGATCGACAAAAAAGATCTCAAATACATACTCTTTACTGACTCCGAAGAAGAAGCACTGAAACATATAGACAAATACGCAAGAGAGAAATACAATTCCAAAAGAAAGATGCTCTATAAAAAATTCAGACTACTGGCTGAGTAA
- a CDS encoding zinc-dependent alcohol dehydrogenase family protein, which produces MKALVYHGPGRKSFEDKPQPVIQQPTDAIVRITKTTICGTDLHILKGDVPEVTDGRILGHEGVGIIEETGASVANFKKGDHVLISCITSCGKCEYCRKGMYSHCEDGGWVLGHLIDGTQAEYVRIPHADTSLYRIPAGADEEALVMLSDILPTGYECGVLNGKVSPGSTIAIVGAGPIGLAALLTARFYSPAKIIMIDLDENRLQVALKFGATHTINSSKEPALGTLLEMTGNRGVDTAIEAVGIPSTFELCEAIISPGGCIANVGVHGKPATLHLQELWAKNITITTRLVDTVTTPLLLKTVMSEKLDPALLITHRFRLTDILQAYETFSHAEKEKSLKVILNND; this is translated from the coding sequence ATGAAAGCATTGGTATACCATGGCCCCGGCCGGAAGAGTTTTGAGGACAAGCCTCAACCCGTTATTCAGCAGCCCACTGACGCTATCGTCAGAATAACCAAAACCACCATTTGCGGCACTGATCTTCATATACTGAAGGGAGACGTTCCCGAAGTCACAGATGGCCGGATATTAGGACATGAGGGAGTCGGCATTATAGAAGAAACAGGCGCCAGCGTCGCAAATTTCAAAAAAGGTGATCATGTACTGATATCCTGTATCACGTCCTGTGGTAAATGTGAATATTGCCGCAAAGGCATGTATTCACATTGTGAAGACGGGGGCTGGGTACTGGGGCACCTGATAGATGGTACACAGGCAGAGTATGTCAGGATACCCCACGCCGATACCAGTCTCTATCGTATCCCCGCCGGTGCAGATGAAGAAGCGCTGGTAATGCTGAGCGACATTCTCCCCACAGGCTATGAATGCGGCGTGTTAAATGGTAAAGTGAGCCCCGGCAGTACCATCGCTATTGTGGGTGCAGGTCCTATAGGTCTCGCCGCCCTGCTGACAGCCCGGTTCTATTCCCCTGCAAAGATCATTATGATAGATCTGGACGAGAACAGGCTCCAGGTCGCTTTGAAGTTTGGCGCGACGCATACTATCAACAGCTCGAAGGAACCTGCTCTCGGCACGTTGCTGGAAATGACCGGCAACCGCGGTGTTGACACCGCCATCGAAGCCGTAGGTATCCCATCCACCTTCGAACTGTGTGAGGCGATCATTTCACCTGGCGGCTGTATTGCCAATGTCGGTGTACATGGTAAACCTGCCACATTACATCTGCAGGAACTGTGGGCAAAAAATATCACCATCACCACCCGGCTTGTGGATACCGTCACCACGCCCCTGTTGTTAAAAACCGTCATGTCTGAAAAGCTCGATCCGGCATTGCTGATCACCCACCGGTTCAGGCTGACTGATATTTTGCAGGCATATGAAACCTTCTCACATGCGGAAAAAGAAAAATCATTAAAGGTCATTCTGAACAATGACTAG
- a CDS encoding pyridoxamine 5'-phosphate oxidase family protein: protein MLGSLSQQEMEQLLLRNVTGRIGCRDGDRIYIVPVSYVYHDKSIIAHSTEGLKIKMMRKTPDVCFEVDEIQDMANWQSVIGTGRFEEIHGEKEKYYAMKFLVSRLLHMRVSETAHLPHMVTDGGEEVSLTTSVRPVVYRIRFEFMTGRYEKT, encoded by the coding sequence ATGTTAGGTTCACTTAGTCAGCAGGAAATGGAGCAGCTATTGCTCCGGAATGTAACCGGCAGGATCGGCTGCCGCGATGGCGACCGGATATACATTGTACCTGTCAGTTATGTTTATCACGATAAATCCATTATTGCTCATTCCACTGAAGGTTTGAAAATAAAGATGATGAGAAAAACGCCGGACGTCTGTTTTGAAGTGGACGAAATTCAGGACATGGCCAACTGGCAAAGTGTGATCGGTACCGGACGGTTCGAAGAGATCCATGGTGAGAAAGAAAAGTATTATGCCATGAAATTTCTCGTCAGCAGGTTGCTGCATATGCGCGTAAGCGAAACGGCACATCTGCCTCATATGGTTACGGACGGAGGAGAAGAAGTATCTCTTACAACTTCGGTACGCCCTGTTGTATACCGCATCCGTTTTGAATTTATGACGGGCAGGTATGAGAAGACATGA
- a CDS encoding YgaP family membrane protein codes for MKQNEGIFDRIIRVTAALTAFFLYYNKIITGTGGIILLLIAGILALTSLIGICPLYSLLGISTLQHRSGQNNSQHPS; via the coding sequence ATGAAACAGAATGAAGGCATCTTCGACCGTATCATCCGGGTAACTGCAGCATTAACAGCGTTCTTTCTATACTATAATAAAATCATAACAGGTACCGGAGGCATCATTTTATTGCTCATTGCTGGAATACTGGCGCTTACAAGTCTGATCGGCATATGCCCATTGTACTCACTGCTGGGTATATCTACCCTTCAGCACAGGTCAGGACAAAATAACTCGCAGCATCCGAGCTGA
- a CDS encoding universal stress protein — protein sequence MRKILLIFNGKSAANLLSFGCYIAGVVKGRLLGLFPEEIEYDESPRRIVTSTASQSGITDIGPAVETNHTNDIQADIRRFQQMCERKGIHASVHNGSRFTIADLADESRFADLIIVDATPRKGFLTESVHERIVKELVSAAECPVIIAPASFEPVEEVVFWYNRSASAAFAMKEFAYIFSFSDDIKATVALTLNDGDDDTGDTHAVREWLSRYYEYGDVVILKEHQEKTLFDYLLRKKKVLVVTGAHGRAALRRFFQHSQTDLQLKTLPFPLLITHH from the coding sequence ATGAGAAAGATATTACTGATTTTTAATGGAAAGTCTGCTGCTAACCTGCTGAGCTTTGGATGTTATATAGCTGGTGTTGTTAAAGGCCGGTTGCTGGGCCTCTTTCCGGAAGAGATAGAGTATGATGAAAGTCCCAGACGGATAGTTACAAGTACTGCGTCACAAAGTGGGATAACGGATATTGGACCGGCTGTTGAAACGAATCACACGAATGATATACAGGCTGACATCCGTCGTTTTCAGCAGATGTGTGAGAGAAAAGGGATACACGCATCCGTACATAACGGTTCGCGTTTTACGATAGCTGACCTGGCGGATGAGAGTCGTTTCGCGGACCTGATCATCGTCGATGCCACTCCGCGGAAGGGATTTCTGACAGAATCTGTACACGAGAGGATTGTGAAAGAACTGGTTTCCGCTGCTGAGTGTCCTGTCATTATTGCACCGGCATCTTTTGAACCGGTGGAGGAAGTGGTATTCTGGTACAACCGGAGTGCTTCCGCCGCATTTGCCATGAAGGAGTTTGCTTACATATTTTCCTTTTCTGACGATATAAAGGCTACGGTGGCGCTCACGCTGAACGATGGTGACGATGACACCGGCGATACACATGCTGTGAGGGAGTGGCTGAGCCGTTATTACGAATATGGAGACGTGGTTATCCTGAAGGAACACCAGGAAAAAACACTGTTTGACTACCTGCTACGTAAAAAGAAGGTGCTGGTCGTCACCGGTGCCCATGGCAGAGCCGCCCTACGCCGGTTCTTTCAGCATAGTCAGACGGACCTGCAGTTAAAAACATTGCCTTTCCCCCTATTGATCACTCATCACTGA
- a CDS encoding universal stress protein produces MKKILYVTDVLRLDVATLDFACYLCNLSRSKLVGIFLENIEGEARSSKAIKEVAMESGISLQTDNPQEVKERCTAEHIQLFKDACMQRGVTGLVHRDKGAPLEDIIVESRYADVLLIDASTSFSAEKESVPTRFVTEVLADAECPVVVLPERFEGLNKIVFTYDGRSSSVFAIKQFTYLFPELKDHSVVVITIMEGKKPAPEERYKLKEWLHDHYTDIDFIVMDGNVKTGLLDSLLLRTKDFIVMGAYGRNAFSTLFAPSHAAPVLKLVAQPVFIAHH; encoded by the coding sequence ATGAAAAAGATACTTTATGTCACAGATGTACTCAGGCTCGATGTGGCTACACTGGATTTCGCCTGTTATCTGTGTAATCTTTCCCGTTCGAAGCTGGTCGGTATTTTCCTGGAAAACATCGAGGGGGAGGCCCGGTCATCTAAAGCGATAAAAGAGGTCGCTATGGAAAGCGGTATCAGTTTGCAGACTGATAATCCACAGGAGGTCAAGGAGCGTTGTACGGCCGAGCATATACAGTTGTTTAAGGATGCCTGTATGCAGCGGGGAGTAACAGGGCTGGTGCACCGGGATAAGGGCGCTCCGCTCGAAGATATCATTGTTGAAAGCCGGTATGCGGATGTATTACTGATAGATGCTTCCACCTCTTTTTCCGCTGAGAAGGAAAGTGTGCCTACCCGTTTTGTTACAGAGGTGCTGGCAGATGCAGAATGTCCGGTAGTAGTATTACCGGAGCGCTTTGAAGGCCTGAACAAAATTGTGTTCACGTATGACGGCCGTAGTTCGTCCGTCTTTGCCATCAAGCAGTTCACCTATTTGTTTCCTGAACTGAAAGACCATTCCGTAGTTGTCATTACCATTATGGAAGGCAAAAAACCCGCTCCGGAAGAACGCTACAAGCTGAAAGAATGGCTGCATGATCACTATACGGATATTGATTTTATTGTCATGGATGGCAATGTGAAGACAGGATTGCTGGACAGCCTGCTGCTCCGCACGAAGGATTTTATCGTCATGGGCGCATATGGCAGAAATGCATTCTCTACGCTGTTCGCGCCGAGCCATGCCGCACCCGTACTGAAGCTGGTAGCACAGCCTGTATTTATTGCACACCACTGA